Genomic segment of Tiliqua scincoides isolate rTilSci1 chromosome 1, rTilSci1.hap2, whole genome shotgun sequence:
AAATCCATGTTTCTGTTTAAGTGAATTTTCAGGGGTTCATCAGCTCCAAGGGTTCACAAATAAACTGGTGATTATATTTCTGCCAGTTAGCAAGGTAAACCTTTAATATGCGCTGTCACAGGTGTAacacgtcttttttttttttaaagctgccagCAGCATAAGGCGGCAGTGTGTTCCTCTTTCAAAAAGGAGTCAGGATGTTCTACTTATAgcagactttgggcgcaatcctaaccccttatgtcagtgctttccagcactggcatagcggtaccaatcctgcagttgggtgtcactcacataggcctcctcaaagtaagggaatgtttctttccttaccagtgctggaaagcactgacataaggggttaggattgcacccttaagaacataagatttcCTGACAGACCCAAGAATAGCAACACTCCACAAGCAGCTCTTTAGTTCAGAAGTTTTTGAGGGACTGGTGTGGTAACCATCCAGACAAGTTGTCTGCACTgatttgcaggtgtgccacagcatTATTTGGTGCATCTAAAATAGAACATTAGAACTAACCTTTTGAATGATTTCTGACTTTCTCACTTTGACTTTACTGGAGTGTTTAGAAGGCTTTTGCTTTCCCACAATTGGTCatagagagaaaaaaacaattaACATAAAATGCATGCATCTGTGTGACTGTGAATATTACATATCAACTGTTGTGGTCTGAGCTTGCTAGAACATCTTCTACTTCCTATCTGATAGGGAGACAGGCTAGCTAGCAGAAGTAGTTATATACATATCTTTTCATCTGATATGCTATGTTTAAATCTTTTTAGTTTTAGCTATATCCCCTTGTCTTTGGAAAGCTCACTGGTGACACTGAAATTTTGAATGACATTACTAAGTGTGTTTTGTTCATGTTTCTTGCTGTGCTCTCACATCTAGGAAAAAGCAGCAAAGTGGAAGAATCCCGATGGACATATGGATGGATTAACAACCAATGGCGTTCTAGTCATGCATCCCAAAGGCGGGTTCACTGAAGAATCTAAACCTGGCATCTGGCGTGAAATTTCAGTCTGTGGTGATGTGTATACGCTGCGTGAAACAAGATCTGCTCAGCAAAGAGGCAAGCTAGTAAGTTGGGAAATTCATGGTAATTAGCCGTCCTTTTATACTAATGGGAAGTGCTGTAGTAGTGCTTGAGGCTTATGGCTTCTCTTTGCTATATGTGACAGGCTAGCTGGATGGTACCTGGATAACCCACCCCTTCATGCCTGCTTAAAATGGGAGGAAAATCCATCTTGCACCAACCAAAGAGTTGAATGTCCTTCCTGTACTCTAGGCAGGAAAATGCTGTTTTGCATTCTTTCCAGCCTTTGGCTTCTGCGATTGATGGTACTAATGGTGTCTACAGCATGACCTTTCTGCTTCATTTAAATCCTAATTTGTTGCTGAGGAATTTTGTGCCACAGAGTCTGAAGTTTCAAAAAAAGCTTTGTTTGAACTTGAAAGTGGCACATGATGCTTCTTAAAGAAATGCCACTCTTAGCCCCTTAAATTCATTTCTACATCTTGGTTTTTTAGGTTTATTGTGGTTTTTATTGTGTGTTTCTGATACATAAACTCCCGAGTGTCTATGAGGGCAGAAAACTGAGGTTgtaactatttttaaaatttgccaaagaaaatgaaatgaatgagcaGATTTTCAAATGGAACTATAAGACTAAAAACTGAAGTCTTGACTGGTTTCATTGGATCAAAATCATGTATACAAGCCATACGTAGCTGTTCAGAATTAGTTTGTATAGAATTATCTAAGATTCATTTGAGAGGAGGCTAAGGAGGAACCTTTGgtgtccagtgctgctgccagaactagcccTCTTCCTCTAACTATCACTCTTCCTCTGATGGCTAGTGGAGGGAATGCAGAGAGCCCAGCATTCTGTCTGTCACCATTATAGGAAGCAGCAGCGGTGGCACTGAATGCTGCAGCAGAGGTCAGGTGTTAATTTCAATGCCGCCTCTTCTTCCTCCAATGCCCAGTGAAGGGGGTGCCTCTGCAACCATTACAGGAAGCTCTGGGTGCAGAGGGAGAAAAGTTAGTGAAGGGGAAGCAGTTTACTTCTCTCTTGGCAGTAAGCACCACTGCAGTCACCTTCTTGTGGGTCACTTCAAGATGAATTACTTCCTATTCCTCTACTTGCCTTTTAGGTAGAAAATGAAACCAACGTCCTCCAGGATGGTTCTCTAATTGATTTGTGTGGAGCCACACTCCTGTGGAGAACAGCAGATGGCTTGTTTCACACCCCAACTCAGAAACACATTGAGGCTCTACGGCAAGAGATCAATGCTGCAAGGCCCCAGTGTCCTGTGGGGCTAAACACACTGGCGTTTCCCAGCATCAACCGCAAGGAGGTGGTAGAAGAGAAACAGCCATGGGCTTACCTCACCTGTGGCCATGTCCATGGCTATCACAACTGGGGGCATCGCAGTGACACAGAAGCCAACGAGCGTGAGTGTCCCATGTGCAGAACCGTTGGTCCCTATGTGCCTCTCTGGCTTGGTTGTGAGGCAGGCTTTTATGTTGACGCTGGCCCTCCAACTTACGCTTTTACTCCTTGTGGTCACGTGTGCTCAGAGAAGTCTGCCAAATACTGGTCCCAAATCCCACTGCCGCATGGTACTCACGCCTTTCATGCAGCTTGTCCTTTCTGTGCTATCCAGCTGTCTGGAGATCAGAACTGCATCAAACTTATTTTTCAGGGTCCAATTGACTGATGATGCCATTTTACAGAAGACCACAATAAAACTCACTTTGTTAACAATTTACTGTGAAGATTAAAAATTTGCCACTAACTTTAGATTTTACCTTTTTTATAGGATTGTTAATGAGGactttctgggggtgggggaatgaaagGGTAGCGACTGGGAGTACTTGAGTTGTGGAAGTACACTGATACCTGAAACCACACAGATATCAGTGACATTGCATGCTCAACAGCACCATGTTCATGGTGACATCTTCTTGGTCGAGTTGTAGTATATttgtaatatttttttcttagCACGCTTGATCTGAAGGAAAAAATACCAATGTCTTAATGATTTTTTAATCTTAAATTTTTTAACAGAAATGTTTTTCTTCTAAACTTTGACAAGCCTTTAAGACACATATTTTTTCAAACCTAAAAGGAGCATACAGAATGTAATTTGTCTTTTTAATTTGCAATATAAATAACTTGAATAGTTTGTTCTCATGGAGGATGTTTCGAATGTGTGGGTAAACCTGGGCGAATGTTCATACGAAGCATGTTAAAGAAGCTGCAAACACAAAGGGCCGGCTTCATGAACAATAGCACAAAAACATTATGGTATTCTGCAGTGTGGTGTAATGCAGCTGTCCAAAAATGACACAATTACTTGAAATTTGGGGATAATTGTCGTATCTGAGGGCCACTTACCCGTTGATGTCATTTTGACACAGAAGTTACCCGTTTTTATTGCTCCTGTGTTTAAAAATGCTTGTGAAGCATAATACAGGAAAGGTGAGGCTACATGTTGTTTGGTCCAGCAGATGTGTAGAACATGTCTGTTGCTGTGCAAAAATGACAGTTAGCTTCTTACTCTTCTGAAAGATAGCTCAACTGTCTGCCAGCTGTTGTACTACCATTCTGCTCTGTGTGTAATAACATCACACCTCACTGAATCGTCCTGTAATGCCCAGCTTTGGGCCAACTCATCACTAATTTGAACCCCTTCCTATGTTGAAGGAGTCTCTTCTTCTGTAGTTTCATCCAGTATTGTGGTGTATCAGAATTGCAGAGCCACATGGAAAAGCCAGTTGTGTAGGTCCTTTCCACTCTACTGGCCCTGCTTCCATCCTTTCAGGTGTTGCTGAAAAATCACAGGATGAAGTCACAGAAAAGGGACTTCTTTGCCAAAGTGGTAGCATAAGAACAAGCATTTTGTGTGACAGTACCTTTAATAGAAATCCAGCAGTGTTAAGGCATGGTATCAGATCAACCTTTTGCAATCTGCATCTGGTgtcattttgatttttaaaaatacatatccaGTTATACCATTTTAATAGTTTTCGATCTAGGTATGCCTTTCACTAGGTAGAGTTTGTTCTTGCATGCCTCCAGTCAGTGGGCAAACTGAACTGTGGCAACTCCTTATGACACCTGCTGTTTAAATGGCTGTGCTGCCACAAATGGCGATTTTGGTGTCCTTTCTGCAGAACCAATTTATGCTGGCCTTTATATGATTCTCACAAGTGTCCCAGACTGTCTCTCAAGCATCAGAAGGATTCCTAGTGACTCACATGTTTTAAGTACTTTCTACTTGTTTTGAAATCAGTAATTAAAAAATAAGCTATTTTGTTAAACTTCCTTCTGCAACACTACCCTTAATGTGCAAACAttcctctatatcagtggttttcaaactggtgggttgtgacccaccagttcgtttaatgcttcccccgtccattttaaagggcaggggaaggggagggaggcagcgatgcgatccccaggatcgcgtcattaaggggggcgaaggggggtgttttgcacttacttcaagaaggcaaggctgcaggaatgcagggagccctgcacagtgctccccaaggcttggaacgttcgctgAAAGCGGGTcgaaagcacttccgttttgcaggaggtgctttgcgcctgcttttagcgaatgttccaagcctcgcggagtgctgcgcagggctccttgcacctcctgcagcctgctgcagccctgcccacataatgtgagtgcaaagcgcccccctcgcccctcccccacaagaacttactgagggagtaaagctccctcaagtttgagaacctctgctctatatGTTTAACACTGCTGGTTTGTTAACTTCTGATTTTGccatctgtcttttttttttctctgaaatCTGAGTAGTGTCCtgtgtttttgcttttaattttgcttttcaaAGAAACACCAAATGTCATTGTTAAATACACAAGAGTATTGTAGGCCCTACATGACTTGAGGCTCCTCCTTGGAGCAAGAGAAGGAGCCAAATTACTGCTCACTCTGAAAATGTATTGATTGGAATTTCATGTGTACTGTACTAACCTTTAGCATTTTCAATTGTGTTAGGATCATTTTGAAACTTTTTCACTACTTGTGGTATAGGAAgtatttgtttttccatgttaaaACAAAAAAGTCCTCTTGGGGAGAAATAGTCACACATCTCGAAGGAAACCTGGCAGTTCAGATCTCCTTTCTGTTAAATGCACCACAGTCCCTGCTATATTTGTGCCCTttgtataaaatatataatttatatgaTTTTAATATATTGTGTATATAACTGAATTGGCTTGTTCATATTTTGGATGTAATATTGTTTTATAGTTGATCTTTTAAACCTTTTAAAATGTTCACTGCCCATTGGGCTAAGGGGCATATTGTTATCTGCTGCTGTTTAATACAATTTTGCTGTATAAAAGAGAAGTTCAGCATTTTAAGTTGAAATACCTTTACTCCCATTTCTTTTGTTTGGAAAAGGTTCACTTGTTCTGCAATGTCATGTACAAATCTAAGCAGTGTAGCTTGCCTGCCTCACTCAGGAGGCTGGGAAGTGGGGCTATTAGTTTCTGCAACACTTCTTCCTTGTGCCTTTGTCAGTGAGATTGCTCCTAGCCCTGAAAGCCACAAGCCAATGTGTAGCTCAAGTTCCAGTAGCCCTTATTTTGTTATTGGCCTCATCCCCATCATTCTTACTTTAGATGCCTCAGGATTTTGTCTGCATTCTTTGATCAGTATCTCATCTGTTTTGTCAGACTCTGTTATCAAGAGGTCTGCTATTGACTAGCTAAATGCCGTGAAATTGCAGGCTTTGAAACTGCTTTCCTTGTCAAccccaaggggggaaaaaaaacatggtaGTGATAACTCAGGTCCTGCTCAGGTGTAACATATTCTCACAACTGAGGTAGTCTTCTCTGTGTGAATCTATACACAGGAGCTTTCTTTTTCTGAAGTGTTGATTAACGTGTTTGAGGGAAGGATTCAGCCAAAGTCAATTCTGAATGCTTTCTTGTGATCAAATCTTTCAGGGCAATGGATGTTTCGGGGGAATTCAAATATTGCTGTTGGACTCCTTGAAGATGCAAGCCAACTAAGGTCTCATGAGTGTCTTACTTAACCCACATCAGAAGTGGTTATGTTGTATTCTCACTGTAGTTTGTCTGAACAGGCTGTAGCATTTGAAGGATTTTCTACCTTCAGTGGCACTGGAGATGATGCTGTGCATCTGGGGAATGGTAACCTCTATGGCAGGCTGATCTAAGCCTTTCCAAGAGTTTTTATATCCAAGCTAAGTATCCAAGAGTTTTTCAAGTTGAACTAGTTGTCACTTTTTGGTCCTCTGCATTTCCTGGTCAAGCCTAGATCTTCCCTGTCTTCACCTTGAATAGTTGAATAGTGTTTAGTAACTTTGTTCTTCTCCCATGACGTGAAATGCAAGGTTCCGTCAGTTACTCTGGGCTGAGTCACCAAGGCTTCAGATAGGGATTAGCAAAAGAAATACTGCAGGTAGCAAGGGTCTCCTTGCTTGGGGGAAGTCCCGCTATCT
This window contains:
- the PELI2 gene encoding E3 ubiquitin-protein ligase pellino homolog 2; its protein translation is MFSPSQEEHCAPNKEPVKYGELVVLGYNGSLPNGDRGRRKSRFALYKRPKANGVKPSTVHVISTPQASKAISCKGQHSISYTLSRNQTVVVEYTHDKDTDMFQVGRSTESPIDFVVTDTISGSQNSDETQITQSTISRFACRIVCDRNTPYTARIFAAGFDSSKNIFLGEKAAKWKNPDGHMDGLTTNGVLVMHPKGGFTEESKPGIWREISVCGDVYTLRETRSAQQRGKLVENETNVLQDGSLIDLCGATLLWRTADGLFHTPTQKHIEALRQEINAARPQCPVGLNTLAFPSINRKEVVEEKQPWAYLTCGHVHGYHNWGHRSDTEANERECPMCRTVGPYVPLWLGCEAGFYVDAGPPTYAFTPCGHVCSEKSAKYWSQIPLPHGTHAFHAACPFCAIQLSGDQNCIKLIFQGPID